In one Candidatus Aegiribacteria sp. genomic region, the following are encoded:
- a CDS encoding sigma-54 dependent transcriptional regulator, translating to MMHTESILLVEDKRAMRNMLTTALEEDGWNVCAVSSGSEALKSIEKRNFDILLSDICLPGKIDGMDILRKSRECCHWVPVILMTAFGTVDLAVEAMKEGARDFITKPFDLDDLLSLLRRYVHASGTSLIGSSKGLLSTIERARKGAQTDLSILVLGDSGTGKELLARIIHDESSFSDGPFVPVNCAAIPGDLIESELFGAEKGAYTGADRTRPGRFELAQGGTIFLDEVGDLNPVLQGKLLRVLQEREYTRVGGSEILRTNARVISASNRDLKSEADAGTFRKDLFFRIAEFPVTLSPLNERIEDIPELIRYFLDLSGYKEVIVSPEAITKLKGFMWPGNIRQLRSIILRAAALAEESIIDADILEIDDTVLEEGLLEESAKAAKLREKELIKKALIETGGNRKDAAEILRVSYRTLLSRLKELDL from the coding sequence ATGATGCATACTGAAAGCATTCTCCTTGTGGAAGATAAACGAGCCATGCGAAATATGCTGACTACCGCTCTTGAAGAGGATGGATGGAATGTCTGCGCAGTATCTTCTGGAAGTGAAGCACTGAAAAGCATTGAGAAAAGAAACTTCGATATTCTACTCAGTGATATCTGTCTGCCGGGTAAAATTGATGGTATGGATATACTTCGGAAGTCAAGGGAATGCTGTCACTGGGTGCCGGTAATTCTTATGACTGCTTTTGGAACAGTAGATCTTGCTGTTGAAGCTATGAAGGAGGGAGCGCGGGATTTCATTACAAAACCCTTTGATTTGGATGATCTGCTGTCGCTTCTGAGAAGATATGTGCATGCATCAGGAACATCACTGATTGGGTCGTCAAAAGGACTTCTTTCAACAATAGAAAGAGCCAGAAAGGGTGCTCAGACTGATCTTTCCATACTTGTGCTTGGGGATAGTGGTACCGGTAAGGAACTGCTGGCAAGGATTATACATGATGAAAGCTCATTTTCAGATGGCCCTTTCGTACCGGTTAACTGTGCTGCAATCCCCGGGGATCTTATCGAAAGTGAGCTGTTCGGTGCTGAAAAGGGTGCTTACACGGGCGCTGACAGGACGAGACCAGGTAGATTTGAGCTTGCACAGGGCGGTACAATATTTCTTGATGAAGTGGGTGATCTTAATCCCGTACTTCAGGGGAAGCTCCTGAGAGTTCTTCAGGAAAGAGAGTATACTCGAGTCGGTGGTTCAGAGATTCTCAGAACAAACGCCCGAGTAATATCCGCAAGCAATAGAGATCTTAAGAGTGAGGCTGATGCGGGTACATTCAGAAAAGATCTCTTCTTCAGAATTGCAGAGTTCCCGGTGACTCTTTCTCCTCTGAATGAAAGAATCGAAGATATACCTGAACTGATAAGATATTTTCTTGATCTTTCAGGATACAAAGAAGTGATTGTTTCACCTGAGGCAATAACAAAACTCAAAGGATTCATGTGGCCTGGAAATATCCGTCAACTCAGAAGCATTATCCTCCGCGCGGCAGCACTGGCTGAAGAGAGTATAATCGATGCTGATATTCTTGAGATAGATGATACAGTACTGGAGGAGGGGCTTCTGGAGGAATCCGCGAAGGCAGCGAAATTAAGGGAAAAGGAACTGATAAAGAAAGCTCTCATAGAAACCGGTGGAAACAGAAAAGATGCTGCGGAAATCCTGAGAGTCAGCTACAGAACACTTCTATCCCGCCTGAAGGAACTGGATCTTTGA